Genomic window (Megamonas funiformis):
ATTGGCATTTCACCCCTATCCACGGTTCATCCCAAAGTTTTTCAACACTCACGGGTTCGGTCCTCCACGCATTTTTACCTGCGCTTCAACCTGACCATGGATAGATCACTGCGGTTTCGGGTCTACACCATGTTACTAGTCGCCCTATTAAGACTCGCTTTCGCTTCGGCTCCGTGTCTCCCACTTAACCTCGCAACATAATGTAACTCGCCGGTTCATTCTTCAATAGGCACGCCGTCGCACTCTTAAGGTGCTTCGACTGCTTGTAGACATACGGTTTCAGGTTCTATTTCACTCCCCTCCCGGGGTTCTTTTCACCTTTCCCTCACGGTACTATGCGCTATCGGTCGCCAAGTAGTATTTTGCCTTGGAGGGTGGTCCCCCCTGCTTCCTGCAAGGTTTCACGTGTCTCGCAGTACTCTGGATACCAGCCCGATTGACTTCTTTTCGCCTACAGGTGTTTTACCTTCTGTGCATGGCCTTTCCAAACCATTCGACTAAGAAGTTTCCTCTTTTTGCCGGTCCTCAACCCCACAAAACCGAAGTTTCATGGTTTGGGCTCTTCCCCTTTCGCTCGCCGCTACTTAGGGAATCTCAATTGATTACTTTTCCTCTGGGTACTTAGATGTTTCAGTTCCCCAGGTCTGCCTCTTTCGTACCATCACATGACTGATGGTGGGTTGCCCCATTCGGATATGCATGGATCACTGGATGCTTGCTCCTACCCATGCCTTTTCGCAGCTTACCGCGTCCTTCATCGGCTCTTGGCGCCAAGGCATCCGCCGTATGCCCTTGTTCACTTAACTTACTTAAGGTCATTTGCGTTTGTCTTCGCTAATGTAATTTGTTTAAATCCTAAAATGCTTGGTTCAATCCACTTTAAACTCATAAGAGAAGCTAATTCTTTTAATGAGGTTAGAACTTTTGTTCTAACTATAGTATCTGTAAATGATAAATCATTAACAGCCTACTTATATGGTGAATTTGTTTTTTTTGCATTTCTTCTTCTGTGCAGTTTTCAAAGATCAATATCTGAGAGAAATATTCTCTCAAAACCAAACAATGCTCGAATGTGCTCGACACATGCCGTTACCTCGGTAACGCATGCTCCTTAGAAAGGAGGTGATCCAGCCGCACCTTCCGATACGGCTACCTTGTTACGACTTCACCCCAATCATCGCCCCCACCTTAGACGGTCGGTACCATAGGCCCTTAGCCGGCTTCGGGTGTGAATGACTTTCGTGGTGTGACGGGCGGTGTGTACAAGGCCCGGGAACGTATTCACCGCAGTATGCTGACCTGCGATTACTAGCGATTCCGACTTCATGTAGGCGAGTTTCAGCCTACAATCCGAACTGAGAGATGCTTTTAGGGATCCGCTCCACCTCGCGATTTCGCTTCCCTCTGTTCATCCCATTGTAGTACGTGTGTAGCCCAAGACGTAAGGGGCATGATGACTTGACGTCATCCCCGCCTTCCTCCGCGTTGTCCGCGGCAGTCTACTATGAGTTCCCATCCGAAATGCTGGCAACATAGTATAGGGGTTGCGCTCGTTGCGGGACTTAACCCAACATCTCACGACACGAGCTGACGACAGCCATGCACCACCTGTTTTCTTGTTCTCCGAAGAGAAGGAACTTATCTCTAAGTCTTTCAATCAATGTCAAGTCTTGGTAAGGTTCTTCGCGTTGCGTCGAATTAAACCACATACTCCACCGCTTGTGCGGGCCCCCGTCAATTCCTTTGAGTTTCAACCTTGCGGCCGTACTCCCCAGGCGGGATACTTATTGCGTTAACTCCGGCACGGAAGGAGTCGATACCTCCCACACCTAGTATCCATCGTTTACGGCTAGGACTACCGGGGTATCTAATCCCGTTCGCTACCCTAGCTTTCGAGCCTCAGCGTCAGTTACAGTCCAGAAAGCCGCCTTCGCCACTGGTGTTCTTCCCAATATCTACGCATTTCACCGCTACACTGGGAATTCCGCTTTCCTCTCCTGCACTCAAGAAAACCAGTTCGGACCCCATCACGGGGTTGAGCCCCGCACTTTTAAGATCCGCTTAGTTTCCCGCCTGCGCTCCCTTTACGCCCAATAATTCCGGACAACGCTTGCCGCCTACGTATTACCGCGGCTGCTGGCACGTAGTTAGCCGTGGCTTCCTCGTTAGGTACCGTCAAATAAAAACCTTATTATGATTCTTACCCTTCGTCCCTAACAACAGAACTTTACGATCCTAAGACCTTCATCGTTCACGCGGCGTTGCTCCGTCAGGCTTTCGCCCATTGCGGAAGATTCCCCACTGCTGCCTCCCGTAGGAGTCTGGGCCGTGTCTCAGTCCCAATGTGGCCGTTCATCCTCTCAGACCGGCTACTGATCGTCGCCTTGGTGGGCCTTTACCCTCACCAACTAGCTAATCAGACGCAAGCTCATCTTCAAGCGGAAGCTTATGTCAGAGGCCTCCTTTAGTAAGTGTCTCATGCGATACTCTTACATTCATTCGGTATTAGCACCCCTTTCGAAGTGTTGTCCCCATCTTGAAGGTAGATTGCTTACGCGTTACTCACCCGTTCGCCACTTGGTGTTTACCGAAATAAACACCCCGTTCGACTTGCATGTGTTAAGCACGCCGCCAGCGTTCGTCCTGAGCCAGGATCAAACTCTCCAAAAAAAATTATTTTTCGAAGAACCGATTGGCTCTTTAATTATCTGTTTAAAAAGAATTTATTAGGTAATCTGCTATACAGCAGATACCGCACATTCGTTTATGTTAGAAAACATATTGTGCATTGTTTAGTTTTCAAAGAACATTTCTGTTTTTCCAACTCTCTCGAGCTGACTTTTAAAATTATATCTTATGTTTTTTGTTTTGTCAACAACTTTTTCAAACTTTTTTATTTTGTTTGTTTTGCTGTTTTCAAAACTCTTTATTTTGTTTGTTGCTCATCAGCAACGTTGATTATTATATATCATATACATAAAACTTGTCAATAACTTTTTTCAAACTTTTTTATAAAAATATAAAAAAAGTTTGAAAACCCATATATATCAATATATTAAGGGTTAAAAACAATAAAAGAATAGCCACTTTTATAAGTTACTATCCTTTTATTTTTCTTCATTATTTTTACTTATATATACCTATATATTTCAATAAAGATAAAATCAAACCATCTTTTAAATCTACAGCTTGGTGTGGACATAATTCTTGACAACAATAACATCTTATACACTTTTGATAATCAATATTTACTTTTTTATCTATTATAGTTATTGCTTTTGGTGGACAATGATGACTACATCTACCACAAGCTACACAATTTTTATTTATTACAGGTTTAGATGTTAACTGATTTTGCCCCAATTTTAAAATAAATTTTGGTACATATGTATCTTGCATAGATTTATATGTATGTGGCTTTGCGAAATGAAATTGCTCATCTTTTCCATCACCAACAACTTTTATATCTTTTAAACGAATAATTCTTTTTTCTTCAATACCAGCTGCAGCAATTGGCATTGCTTCTGCGTCAAGACCCATCTTATCTGCCATAATTAAATCAGCAGCAAAACCGTCACTACTTGCGATAATGATTTTAGCATCTACAACATCACCACTCATAGGACCTTGACCTTCCATAGCTGTTATACCATCAATAATATTCAATGTCGGTTTTATTGTTTGATATAAATCTACCATCACATGGGCAAAATCTATATGTTTTTGCATTCTTAAGTGAAATCTAGCTTTATCTGTACCTACTATACAGCCAAAAAGATTTTTAACAGCTCCTGTAACTCCCATAAAAACATGAGTTTTCATCTTTGCTACTGAAATGATTTTGTCAAAATCAGATAAACAATCTACCAACTCAAATTGTTTGATAAATCTACCTTCCATATAATTGTAAGCTTTACTTTGTTTAAAATATACAAATGGAACGTTTTCCTCTTCACAAATTGTTAATATACCTGTTCTTTTTGCTGTAGATTTTAAATTGCTAATTCCTGGTGAATCGCCAACAGCTGGTAAAGCTCCCATATTTTTTACTGCTTTTATAACAGCTCTTACTACTTCTGGATGAGTTGTTACTGCTTTTTCAGGTGTTACATTCGTCAACATATTAGGTTTTATTAAAACTTTGTCACCTTTTTTTATAAAATTTTGCCAACCTCCAATTAAATTTACTGCGTCATTTACAGCCTTATCTACAGTTTCGATATTATAATTATCAGCTTTCACTACTGATACTTTCATTACTTATAATTCCTTTCATTAATAAAAATGCCAAAACTCAATAAATAAGTCTTGGCATTTTCATATTATTTACCAGCAATAAAACTATCTGGTTTTTCTTGTGATAAACCATAATGATATAAAATAGCTTCAATAATTCGTTTAGAAGCTTTACCATCACCATATGGATTACATGTATTTGCCATACGTTGATATTCATCATGATCAGTCAATAAATATTTTGTTTCTTCATATACTTTTTGACGTTCTGTACCAATTAATTTTACAGTACCTGCTTTAACTGCTTCAGGTCGTTCTGTTGTATCACGAAGAACTAATACAGGTTTTCCTAAAGATGGAGCTTCTTCTTGAATTCCGCCTGAATCAGTCAATACCAAAAATGCTCTATGCATTAAATTAGCAAATGGTTCATAATCTAATGGATCAATTAAATGTACAGCTTTGATATTGCCCAATTCTTCATTAACCACTTCACGAACTTTTGGATTTTTATGCACTGGGAATACAATTTCTACATCATCAAATTCATTGACTATATCTTTTAAAGCTTTATATACATGACGCATTGGTTCGCCTAAATTTTCACGACGATGAGTTGTTACCAAAATGATACGTTTATTTTCATAATCTATATTTGCTAATTTTTCATCATCAAATTTAAAATCATCTGTTACTGTCTTATGCAATGCGTCAATAACTGTATTTCCTGTTACGAAAATTTTATCTTCTTTTGTTCCTTCAGCTTTCAAATTACCACTAGCTGTATCAGTAGGAGCAAAATGAAGATCTGCTATTGCACCTGTTAATTTGCGGTTCATTTCTTCTGGGAATGGTGAGTATTTATTATATGTGCGCAAACCAGCTTCTACATGACCTACTGCTGTTTCATGATAATAAGCTGCTAATGCACCTGCAAAAGTAGTAGTTGTATCACCATGAACTAATACTATATCAGGTTTTTCTTTAGATAATACTTCATTTAAGCCATTCATAGCTTTAGTTGTAATATCAAACAAAGTTTGACCTTGTGCCATGATATTTAAATCGTAATCTGGCTTAATATTAAATAAATTCAAAACTTGGTCCAACATATCACGATGTTGAGCTGTTACTGCAACTATTGGTGTGATTAAATCAGGATATTTTTTCAATTCCAACACCACAGGTGCCATTTTAATTGCTTCTGGTCGTGTACCAAAAACTGTCATTACTTTAATTTTCTTCATATTTATACCTCATATATACAAAAAAGGCAGGTTTTCCCTGCCTTTTCTTTAATAACTAATGTGTTCCTGCATTATTTTTCATACTGAAAATACCTATTTTTTTAGCACCAAATAGGATTATTACAGCTACAAATACAACAATCATAACAGCTACACTAGTACTTACTTCAGTTAAGGCAATCGCCGCTAAACCTAAGAATGCACTGAAAACATACATTAAGAGTACAGCCTGTCTTTGGGAAAAGCCCATTGCCAATAAACGATGATGTAAATGTCCTTTATCTGGCTTAAATATAGGAACTCCTCCACGGTAACGACGTACAATCGCAAAAGTAGTATCTAATATTGGTAGTCCTAAAGCTAATATCGGTACAATAAGCGCTATAGTAGCAGCACTCTTTACAGCACCTATAACAGAGATAGCTGCAAACATATATCCTAAGAACATACTGCCTGTATCTCCCATGAAAATTCTTGCTGGATTAAAATTATAATGCAAAAATCCTAAAGATGAACCTGCTAAGGCTGCTGTTAAAAATACTACTGGTAAATCACCACTTTGCAAAGCTACTAAAAGTATAGTAACAGTCGCAATTGTTGATACCCCAGCTGCTAAACCATCTAAACCATCAATCAAATTAACTGTATTAGTAATTCCAACTATCCAAAAAATAGTAACTGGAATTGCTAAATATTCCAAAAAGATAAAATCACCAAATGGGTCTGTAATAAAATCAATTCTAATATCAAATGCCACTAAAATACATGCAGCCAAAATCTGTCCTAATAACTTCACTTTTGCAGGAAGACTGATGAAATCGTCTATTATACCTACAATTACAATGAAAGTTCCACCTAATAATAAACCTACAATTTCTTTGCTAAAATCAAGCATACTACAAACTGCTATCATGAAAGCCAAATAAATCGCAAGTCCTCCTAAACGAGGAATAGGTTTTTTATGAACTTTTCTTGGGTCTGGCTTATCCATGGCACCTGTTTTAACTGCAAATTTTATAACTAACGGTGTTAGGGCATATACAGCTATTAATGCTGTAATAAATGCTAAAAAATAACTAGGCATTACATTCGCACTCCTTTTCCATTAACACAGATTATAACTCACTAATAATTTGATTGTCAATAAATAATCAAGCCTATTTTGCTTATTTATCATTGTATTTCACTAGGAGCTACCTCAATAATGGAACCATCTGTTTCTAAATATACAACTTTTGCAATCATAGCATTTTTTAACATTCTACGACAAAGTAAGCAAGGTTTACCAGATGCTAATGTACCATCAGCATTATAACCTACTATATAAATAGTTGCTCCCTTCATCTTTACAGGGTCAGCTGCAATAACTGCATTTTGTTCAGCATGAACTGCTACACAAAGCTCATAACGCTGTCCTTTCGGAACATTATATTTTTCACGTTCACAATTACCAGTATCTATACAGTTTACTTCGCCTCTTGGTGCACCATTATAACCAGTGGAAATAATGATTTTATCTTTTACAATAATTGCACCATATTTGCGTCTTAAACATGTGGAACGTTTGCCCACTGCTGTGGCAATATCTAAAAAATATGTGGTCCAATCAGGACGAACTTGTTTTGTCATTTATAAAAACCTCTTAAATAGTACCAAAAATTCTATCGCCAGCATCACCAATACCTGGAACAATATATCCATGTTCGTTCAAATGATCATCTACACAAGCTGTGTAAACTGGGATGTCTGGATGTCTTTCATTAAATGCCTTTATACCTTCTGGAGCAGATAATAAACACATGAAAATCATGGATTTTGCTCCACGTTTTTTTAGCATTTCTACAGCTTCTATTGCTGAACCACCAGTAGCAAGCATAGGATCTACTACTAATAATAAACGTTCATCAATATCTTTTGGCATTTTACAAAAATATTCAACTGGCTCTAATGTTTTTTCATCACGATATAGACCAATATGACCAATTTTCGCAGCTGGTATTAAATTAATAATACCATTAACCATGCCAAGACCTGCACGTAAAATAGGAACTACTGCCACTTTTTTTCCTGCTAATGTTTTTGCTACACATTTTGCCACAGGAGTTTCTATTTCTATATCTTTTGTTGGGAAATCTCTTGTTACTTCATAAGCCATTAACATAGAAATTTCATCTAATAATTGACGAAAATCTTTTGCACCTGTTTCTTTTTTACGCATTAAAGTCAACTTATGTTGAATTAATGGATGTTTTATAATATTTACTTTTAAATCTGACATAATATCCTCTTATTTTTCTTATTCTTCATATAATGGGAATTTCTTACAAATAGCTTGAACTTTTGCTTTTGTTGTTTCAATAACAGCACTATCTTCGCGATTTTCGATAACATCAGCAATGATATCTGCTACTTCACGAATATCTTCTTCTTTTAATCCTCTAGTTGTAAGTGCTGGTGTTCCTAGACGAATACCACTTGTTACAAATGGACTCAATGGTTCAAATGGAATTGTATTTCTATTTGCTGTGATACCTATTTCATCTAATAAGAATTGAGCTTCTTTTCCTGTGATATTTTTAGAGCGCAAATCTACAAGCATTAAATGATTATCTGTACCACCTGATACAATTCTAAATCCTTTTTTCACAAGTTCATCTGCTAAGGCTTTTGCATTATCTAAAACTTGTTGCTGATAAACTTTAAATTCATCACTTAAAGCTTCTTTAAATGCTACTGCTTTTGCTGCTATTACATGCATCAATGGGCCACCTTGAATACCAGGGAAAATAGCTTTATTAAATTGTTTGCCAAATTCTGCATCACGACAGAGGATTAAACCACCACGAGGTCCTCTAAGTGTTTTATGTGTAGTTGTTGTTACTACATCTGCATATGGCACTGGGCTTGGGTGAAGTCCTGCTGCTACTAAACCTGCGATATGTGCCATATCAATCATGAGATATGCACCTACAGATTTTGCAATCTGTGCCATGCGTTCAAAATCGATAACTCTAGAATAAGCACTAGCTCCACCAACGATTAATTTTGGTTGATGTTCTTTTGCTAATCTTTCTAATTCATCATAATCGATGCGTTCAGTTTCTTTATCTACACCATAAGGAATAATTTTAAAATATTTACCAGAAATATTTACAGGGCTACCATGTGTTAAATGACCACCATCTGTAAGGTTCATACCTAAAATAGTATCTCCTGGCTGTAGCAAAGCAAAATATACTGCTGTATTTGCTTGTGCTCCGGAATGTGGTTGTACATTTGCATATTCTGCACCAAATAATTTTTTAGCACGGTCAATTGCTAATTGTTCTACAACATCAACATATTCACAACCGCCATAATAACGCTTACCTGGATAACCTTCTGCATATTTATTTGTAAGTACACTACCTTGTGCTTGCATAACAGCTTTACTTACAATATTTTCTGAAGCAATCATTTCCAATTTATCACGTTGACGAGAAAGTTCTTTGTTGATGGCTTCTTGTATTTCTGTATCAACAACATCTAAATTTTTCAATAAATCCATATAATTATTCCTCCACCTAAAGGGTTATTAATTATTTATAATAATTAATTTTAGAGATTGATTTTATTATTTTGCTTCTAAAGCCATGATTTTATTTACACGACGTTCATGACGACCGCCAGCAAATTCAGTTTTCATCCATGTACGCACGATTTCATCTGCAATTTCAAAACCAGTTGTACGTCCACCCATTGCTAAAACATTAGCATTATTATGTTCACGAGACATTTTTGCTGTATATGTTTCATGGCAAAGAGCAGCTCTAATACCTTTGATTTTGTTTGCAGCAATAGAAATACCAATACCTGTACCACAAAGTACAATACCTCTATCAGCTTCGCCATTAGCTACTGGTGTACAAACTTTTTCAGCGATATCTGGATAATCTACAGATTCTGTGCCAAAAGTTCCTACATCTTCTACTTCTACTTCAGCAAATTCTTCTTTTAATACTCTTTTTACTTCTTCTTTTAAATCCACAGCACCGTGGTCACTACCAATAATTAATTTCATCTTAATCGACTGTATCCAGTCTTTCCCTCCTTATAGCTTTAATAGCTAAAGCTCAATTATTT
Coding sequences:
- the wecB gene encoding non-hydrolyzing UDP-N-acetylglucosamine 2-epimerase, with product MKKIKVMTVFGTRPEAIKMAPVVLELKKYPDLITPIVAVTAQHRDMLDQVLNLFNIKPDYDLNIMAQGQTLFDITTKAMNGLNEVLSKEKPDIVLVHGDTTTTFAGALAAYYHETAVGHVEAGLRTYNKYSPFPEEMNRKLTGAIADLHFAPTDTASGNLKAEGTKEDKIFVTGNTVIDALHKTVTDDFKFDDEKLANIDYENKRIILVTTHRRENLGEPMRHVYKALKDIVNEFDDVEIVFPVHKNPKVREVVNEELGNIKAVHLIDPLDYEPFANLMHRAFLVLTDSGGIQEEAPSLGKPVLVLRDTTERPEAVKAGTVKLIGTERQKVYEETKYLLTDHDEYQRMANTCNPYGDGKASKRIIEAILYHYGLSQEKPDSFIAGK
- a CDS encoding glycosyltransferase family 4 protein; the encoded protein is MPSYFLAFITALIAVYALTPLVIKFAVKTGAMDKPDPRKVHKKPIPRLGGLAIYLAFMIAVCSMLDFSKEIVGLLLGGTFIVIVGIIDDFISLPAKVKLLGQILAACILVAFDIRIDFITDPFGDFIFLEYLAIPVTIFWIVGITNTVNLIDGLDGLAAGVSTIATVTILLVALQSGDLPVVFLTAALAGSSLGFLHYNFNPARIFMGDTGSMFLGYMFAAISVIGAVKSAATIALIVPILALGLPILDTTFAIVRRYRGGVPIFKPDKGHLHHRLLAMGFSQRQAVLLMYVFSAFLGLAAIALTEVSTSVAVMIVVFVAVIILFGAKKIGIFSMKNNAGTH
- the upp gene encoding uracil phosphoribosyltransferase, which codes for MSDLKVNIIKHPLIQHKLTLMRKKETGAKDFRQLLDEISMLMAYEVTRDFPTKDIEIETPVAKCVAKTLAGKKVAVVPILRAGLGMVNGIINLIPAAKIGHIGLYRDEKTLEPVEYFCKMPKDIDERLLLVVDPMLATGGSAIEAVEMLKKRGAKSMIFMCLLSAPEGIKAFNERHPDIPVYTACVDDHLNEHGYIVPGIGDAGDRIFGTI
- a CDS encoding deoxycytidylate deaminase — its product is MTKQVRPDWTTYFLDIATAVGKRSTCLRRKYGAIIVKDKIIISTGYNGAPRGEVNCIDTGNCEREKYNVPKGQRYELCVAVHAEQNAVIAADPVKMKGATIYIVGYNADGTLASGKPCLLCRRMLKNAMIAKVVYLETDGSIIEVAPSEIQ
- the glyA gene encoding serine hydroxymethyltransferase — its product is MDLLKNLDVVDTEIQEAINKELSRQRDKLEMIASENIVSKAVMQAQGSVLTNKYAEGYPGKRYYGGCEYVDVVEQLAIDRAKKLFGAEYANVQPHSGAQANTAVYFALLQPGDTILGMNLTDGGHLTHGSPVNISGKYFKIIPYGVDKETERIDYDELERLAKEHQPKLIVGGASAYSRVIDFERMAQIAKSVGAYLMIDMAHIAGLVAAGLHPSPVPYADVVTTTTHKTLRGPRGGLILCRDAEFGKQFNKAIFPGIQGGPLMHVIAAKAVAFKEALSDEFKVYQQQVLDNAKALADELVKKGFRIVSGGTDNHLMLVDLRSKNITGKEAQFLLDEIGITANRNTIPFEPLSPFVTSGIRLGTPALTTRGLKEEDIREVADIIADVIENREDSAVIETTKAKVQAICKKFPLYEE
- the rpiB gene encoding ribose 5-phosphate isomerase B, which gives rise to MKLIIGSDHGAVDLKEEVKRVLKEEFAEVEVEDVGTFGTESVDYPDIAEKVCTPVANGEADRGIVLCGTGIGISIAANKIKGIRAALCHETYTAKMSREHNNANVLAMGGRTTGFEIADEIVRTWMKTEFAGGRHERRVNKIMALEAK
- a CDS encoding DUF362 domain-containing protein, whose amino-acid sequence is MKVSVVKADNYNIETVDKAVNDAVNLIGGWQNFIKKGDKVLIKPNMLTNVTPEKAVTTHPEVVRAVIKAVKNMGALPAVGDSPGISNLKSTAKRTGILTICEEENVPFVYFKQSKAYNYMEGRFIKQFELVDCLSDFDKIISVAKMKTHVFMGVTGAVKNLFGCIVGTDKARFHLRMQKHIDFAHVMVDLYQTIKPTLNIIDGITAMEGQGPMSGDVVDAKIIIASSDGFAADLIMADKMGLDAEAMPIAAAGIEEKRIIRLKDIKVVGDGKDEQFHFAKPHTYKSMQDTYVPKFILKLGQNQLTSKPVINKNCVACGRCSHHCPPKAITIIDKKVNIDYQKCIRCYCCQELCPHQAVDLKDGLILSLLKYIGIYK